In Oncorhynchus tshawytscha isolate Ot180627B linkage group LG23, Otsh_v2.0, whole genome shotgun sequence, the following proteins share a genomic window:
- the LOC112247616 gene encoding non-homologous end joining factor IFFO1, whose translation MPDLQRFSFPYHSMNPLLEANSLLQHQQQQNQGGPSHPDSPSGLLPEAVFCSPDPTSFFLGDHPGLGSESLPGFDFTTPSQAYLHLNHNNHSYHRSVPQPPAAMALRNDLGSNISVLKTLNLRFRCFLAKVHELERRNKILEKQLQQALDAKNSCDGSCSESARRAHTQETGVQTGFVGTIPLRAGSLPFQNTNNSARRPTTLFTPALNTVLTLESKNKAETTPTEPNHNPTITVSLSTPTIDSPAGSNSITNGKTVFSTGTGTPTNPPPRFLPGTIWSYNHTRKLASGVETRVTSPGVSWVQPDGVGVQIDTITPEIRALYNVLAKVKRERDEYKRRWEEEYTVRVDMQQKMEDLQEDLQESEGCQDELAVRVQQLKAELVLFKGLMSNNMSDLDSKIQEKAMKVDMDICRRIDITARLCDVAQQRNCEDVIQMYQVPNTQSAINCRPRKQTPLSVNSSEGDETISTSESDGGLPREEELCGSSANQINEEMQRMLNQLRECEFEDDCDSLAWEETEETLLLWEDFPGCTLAPETTHQPGEQEDQCLEKVINDTEDLFKSREKEYQETIDQIEYDLATAKSDMNRHLHEYMEMCSMKRGLDVQMETCRRLITQSGDSKPGSPVAGEESVDQAKKEGTTASPLLSNSPPRS comes from the exons ATGCCAGATCTGCAGCGCTTTAGTTTTCCATACCATAGTATGAATCCTTTGTTAGAGGCGAACTCGCTTCTCCAACATCAACAGCAGCAGAACCAAGGAGGACCGAGTCATCCGGATTCCCCCTCAGGCCTTCTACCCGAAGCCGTCTTCTGCTCGCCAGACCCTACATCTTTCTTCCTGGGCGACCATCCCGGACTGGGCTCGGAGTCTCTGCCAGGGTTCGATTTCACCACGCCCTCACAAGCTTACCTGCATCTGAACCATAATAACCACTCTTATCATCGGTCTGTGCCCCAACCTCCTGCAGCGATGGCCCTGAGGAACGACCTGGGCTCCAATATCAGTGTCCTAAAGACTCTGAACTTACGGTTCCGATGCTTTCTGGCCAAAGTGCATGAACTTGAGCGAAGGAATAAGATTTTGGAGAAACAACTACAACAGGCGTTGGATGCGAAAAACAGCTGTGATGGAAGTTGTTCTGAAAGCGCTAGACGGGCCCATACCCAAGAAACAGGTGTACAGACCGGGTTTGTGGGAACTATCCCGCTCAGGGCCGGGTCACTCCCGTTCCAAAACACCAATAACTCTGCGAGACGACCCACTACCCTCTTCACACCTGCCCTCAACACTGTCCTCACGCTTGAGTCCAAGAACAAAGCTGAAACAACCCCCACCGAACCGAATCATAATCCGACCATCACAGTAAGCCTATCAACCCCGACAATCGACTCTCCAGCCGGGTCCAATTCAATCACCAACGGGAAAACTGTTTTCAGTACTGGCACTGGAACCCCCACCAACCCGCCTCCCCGGTTCCTCCCCGGTACTATCTGGTCCTACAACCATACCCGCAAGCTTGCTTCTGGCGTGGAGACGCGCGTCACCAGCCCCGGTGTGTCCTGGGTCCAGCCGGACGGGGTCGGGGTCCAGATTGATACCATTACCCCGGAGATCAGAGCCCTGTACAACGTCCTGGCCAAagtcaagagggagagagacgagtaCAAACGCAG GTGGGAGGAGGAGTACACTGTCAGAGTGGACATGCAGCAGAAGATGGAAGACCTACAGGag gACCTCCAGGAGAGTGAGGGCTGTCAGGATGAGTTGGCTGTCAGAGTGCAGCAGCTGAAGGCTGAACTGGTGCTCTTCAAAGGCCTCATGAGCAAC AACATGTCTGATCTGGACAGTAAGATCCAGGAGAAGGCCATGAAAGTGGACATGGACATCTGTAGACGCATCGACATCACTGCTCGCCTGTGTGACGTGGCCCAGCAGAGGAACTGTGAGGATGTCATCCAGATGTATCag GTCCCTAACACCCAGTCTGCCATCAACTGTCGCCCTCGGAAACAGACCCCGCTGTCCGTCAACAGTAGTGAGGGTGATGAGACTATCAGCACCTCGGAGAGCGATGGGGGCCTGCCCAGAGAGGAGGAGCTCTGTGGCTCGTCAGCCAATCAGATCAACGAGGAAATGCAGAGGATGCTCAACCAGCT GCGGGAGTGTGAGTTTGAAGATGACTGTGACAGCTTGGcctgggaggagacagaggagactctGCTGCTGTGGGAGGACTTCCCAGGATGCACTCTGGCTCCAGAGACCACCCACCAGCCAGGAGAG caggAAGACCAGTGTCTGGAGAAGGTGATTAACGACACTGAGGACTTATTCAAATCCAGGGAGAAAGAATACCAAGAGACCATCGACCAGATTGAG tatgacttGGCTACAGCTAAGAGTGATATGAACCGTCACCTACATGAATACATGGAGATGTGTTCTATGAAGAGAGGCCTGGATGTGCAGATGGAGACCTGCAGGAGACTCATCACCCAGAGTGGGGACAG TAAGCCTGGCTCTCCTGTGGCTGGTGAGGAGAGCGTTGACCAGGCTAAGAAGGAAGGGACAACAGCGTCGCCTcttctctccaactctcctcccAGATCATGA
- the LOC112222599 gene encoding melanopsin-B-like — MSLGGNGSWRGSVPSSIPPAFLSHLSPSTDLGVAIFLILTGVVSVVGNGIVLLVYCRKKKKLRPPELMTINLAICDFGYSLLGAPCLIISSVSHGWVFGEAGCLWYGLQGFVFGIGSLITTCLISLDRCLKICSFRYGQWIEKRHMSMSIGLVWFYSLFWASLPVFGFGSYGPEPFGTSCTINWWGMRSSLIDRLYILLILIMCFFLPTLTIVASYMTILLTVYRSSRALASIPSSTVTHTNKDLRLTKIAAVVCSTFLLSWTPYAIVSLYSALAPKEEHWAGEAMQGGGPSMGTGGSTGMASAFPNIPSIMGLLNWTSTENYGSNYGSVYYDPGESLRDVTNPDPYSYSGLGHSLPAASTRSSAPGQEGESETGSNQPVSCLPPMVSLIPAMFAKSHCMINPFIYQIMNKEFREDVYDMLFGRQNGERRRMQGRAGSYSDTPKGSLSYCHSWQGRSNPKAMPMVELGKKERAGDTISVGWDALGVASLDTQVNMDGQSLSEAGRELGGSTSSSLMTE, encoded by the exons ATGTCTCTGGGAGGAAATGGCTCGTGGAGGGGCTCtgtcccatcctccatccctcctgccTTCCTTTCTCACCTCTCCCCCAGCACTGACCTGGGAGTTGCCATCTTCCTCATCCTCACAG gTGTAGTGTCAGTGGTTGGGAATGGCATAGTGCTGTTGGTTTACTgtagaaagaagaagaaactcaGACCACCAGAACTCATGACTATTAACCTGGCCATCTGTGATTTTGGATACAGCCTCTTGGGGGCGCCATGCCTCATAATTTCCAG TGTGTCCCATGGCTGGGTGTTTGGGGAAGCAGGGTGCCTGTGGTACGGGTTGCAGGGCTTTGTTTTTGGGATCGGCTCCCTCATCACCACCTGTCTCATCTCTCTGGACCGCTGCCTCAAGATCTGCAGCTTCAGATACG gTCAGTGGATCGAGAAACGTCACATGTCCATGTCCATAGGGCTGGTGTGGTTCTACTCTCTATTCTGGGCCTCCCTGCCTGTTTTTGGCTTCGGCAGCTACGGACCAGAACCCTTTGGGACCAGCTGCACCATCAACTG GTGGGGGATGAGGTCATCTTTGATCGACAGGCTCTACATCTTGCTGATCCTGATCATGTGCTTCTTTCTCCCCACACTGACCATCGTCGCCTCCTACATGACCATTCTGCTGACG gtttACCGTTCTAGTCGCGCTCTGGCATCTATTCCCTCCTCAACTGTCACTCACACCAACAAAGACCTGAGACTCACAAAG aTAGCAGCTGTGGTGTGCTCCACCTTCCTCTTATCCTGGACTCCCTATGCCATTGTCTCCCTCTACTCTGCCTTGGCCCCCAAGGAGGAGCATTGGGCCGGGGAGGCCATGCAGGGAGGAGGCCCCTCCATGGGGACTGGAGGATCCACCGGGATGGCCTCAGCCTTCCCAAACATCCCCAGCATTATGGGTCTCCTCAATTGGACCTCCACGGAAAACTACGGAAGCAACTACGGAAGTGTCTACTACGACCCTGGAGAATCCTTGCGGGACGTGACCAACCCAGATCCATACTCCTATTCTGGCTTAGGCCACAGTCTGCCTGCTGCTTCCACGCGCAGTTCAGCCCCAGGCCAGGAGGGGGAGTCGGAGACAGGGAGCAACCAGCCGGTGTCCTGCCTGCCACCTATGGTGTCTCTGATACCAGCAATGTTTGCCAAGTCTCACTGCATGATTAACCCTTTCATCTACCAGATCATGAACAAGGAGTTCAGAGAAGACGTGTACGACATGCTGTTTGGGAGACAGaacggggagaggaggagaatgcaGGGAAGAGCAGGGAGCTACTCTGACA ccCCCAAAGGCAGCCTCTCCTACTGCCACAGCTGGCAAGGGAGGAGCAACCCCAAGGCCATGCCCATGGTGGAgttggggaagaaagagagggctGGTGACACCATCTCAGTGGGGTGGGATGCACTGGGCGTGGCCTCGCTGGACACACAGGTCAACATGGACGGGCAGAGTCTGAGCGAAGCAGGGAGAGAGCTGGGGGGTTCCACCTCTAGTAGTCTGATGAccgagtga